CCTTCAATTGTGGCGCCCCCTCGTTCCGCTTCAATGAAGATAAACTGATCCATGAAGTTGGACCGCGCCTCGTGGCGATGGTAAGGGACATAGAAGCAATACTCGACGGCGCCCTCGCGGCGCCCAAAAACAAGAATCAGGAGAACAAGAAAATGAGCACGAGAGGGAGAGCGCCACGTGAGATCGAGGGAGTTCGCCAGGGCTGATCACACCAGGGCTGATCGCACCAGGGCTGATCACACCCGGCAGTCCGGCGGCATCAAGCCGCTTGGTGGGCCGCGTTGCGCATGAGTGCGCAAGCATCGCAGGGGCAGCCCCTGCTGGCCGTGCGCGACGTCAGCGTCGTGTTCGGTGGAATCGTGGCTCTGAACAGCGTGTCGTTCGACATGCGCAAGGGGCAAATCCTCGGCCTGATCGGACCGAACGGAGCCGGCAAGACCACCCTGTTCAACTGCCTCAGCCGCCTCTACCAGCCCAGCAAGGGTGACATCCTGGTCGATGGCGAGAGCATCCTGAAGCGACCGGCACACAGGATCTGCGATGCGGGAATTGGCCGCACGTTTCAAAATGTCGCCCTGTTCCCGAACCTCTCCGTCCTCGACAACATCCGCATCGGCGCCCACGCCCACACCAAGGGCGACATTCTCAGCGATGCATTGCATCTGCCCTGGACCCGCCGCCAGGAACGCATGCTGAACCAGCGCGTCGATGCCATCGTCGACTATCTCGACCTGCACGACGACCGCGACAGCCTGGTGTCCGGCCTGCCGTTCGGCACCCAGAAGCGCGTCGAGCTCGCCCGCGCGCTCGCCGCCGAACCGAAGATCCTGCTGTTGGACGAGCCGGCCGGCGGACTGAACCACGAGGAGGTCTACGTCCTCGGTGACCTGATCAAGCGCATCCGCGACGATCACGGAATCACGGTGCTCCTGGTCGAGCACCACATGGGCCTCGTGATGTCGATCGCCAATCACGTGGTCGCGCTGAACTTCGGCAGCAAGCTCGCG
The sequence above is drawn from the Afipia sp. P52-10 genome and encodes:
- a CDS encoding ABC transporter ATP-binding protein, coding for MSAQASQGQPLLAVRDVSVVFGGIVALNSVSFDMRKGQILGLIGPNGAGKTTLFNCLSRLYQPSKGDILVDGESILKRPAHRICDAGIGRTFQNVALFPNLSVLDNIRIGAHAHTKGDILSDALHLPWTRRQERMLNQRVDAIVDYLDLHDDRDSLVSGLPFGTQKRVELARALAAEPKILLLDEPAGGLNHEEVYVLGDLIKRIRDDHGITVLLVEHHMGLVMSIANHVVALNFGSKLAEGTPAEVQANPDVIKAYLGSKDQ